ACATATGTGGGCGTCGTCACGTAATAACGCGGTTTGGGGCGTCGCGCTTCGACCGCGTGGGCCAGTTTGTTTGTCACAGCAGAGGCCGGTAGCTCGAACTTGTCGGGCCCGCTGCTTTCATAAAGACGTTTCAGCAAAGAGGCTTCGTACTTTGACCGCAGAGCCGAGTTTTCCCAGTCGATGTACTTTTCGAACATCGGAATCGCCTTTTCCCGCAGCTTCGACGTAATGGGTCCGGGCTCGATCAGAACCACATGGATGTCGGTGTCGCGCAATTCCAGCCGCATCGTATCGGTCAGACCCTCGATGGCATATTTAGTTGCAACATAAGCGCCTCTCCAGGGAAAGGCGACAAGGCCCAAAACCGAAGAGCATTGAACAATTCGGCCGTGACCTTGTTCCCGCATAACGGGAATTACTTGGCGCGTCAGCTCATGCCATCCGAAGACATTGGTTTCGAAGATATGGCGCAATCCATCGGTCGGCACGTCTTCGACTGCCCCGGGCAGGCCGTGGGCACCGTTGTTGAACAGCGCATCCAGAGTACCACCCGTCTCCTCAAGTATGGATGACACACCTGATGTTATGCTCTGGTGGTCGGTATAGTCGATTCTCGGACTTTCAAAGCCTTGTGCGCGCAAACGATCACAATCGCGCTGCTGGCGACAAGATGCGAAGACACGCCATCCACGTGCACGCATTCCGTGTGCCGCATCCAGGCCGATGCCCGAAGAGCATCCCGTAATTAGAATCGATTTCTGCATAAGCCTTCCGCACCTTTACACCGCCAATAGCTATGGCGGGGTTTGCGGCAGGGCAATGACACTCTGGCGTCAGTTTGTTGTTTTCCGGACCAGTGATGCGGAAATCCACCCAACCTGTTGCCCCGGCAACACGCGCAGGCGCAGCCAGCCGGTGCCCGATTCGCTCAATACCTCGACTTGCTGGCCAAGACCGGCTTTGCCAATGATCGGATAGATAGTTCCGGGGCCGTC
The genomic region above belongs to Ruegeria sp. HKCCD4315 and contains:
- a CDS encoding SDR family NAD(P)-dependent oxidoreductase, with protein sequence MQKSILITGCSSGIGLDAAHGMRARGWRVFASCRQQRDCDRLRAQGFESPRIDYTDHQSITSGVSSILEETGGTLDALFNNGAHGLPGAVEDVPTDGLRHIFETNVFGWHELTRQVIPVMREQGHGRIVQCSSVLGLVAFPWRGAYVATKYAIEGLTDTMRLELRDTDIHVVLIEPGPITSKLREKAIPMFEKYIDWENSALRSKYEASLLKRLYESSGPDKFELPASAVTNKLAHAVEARRPKPRYYVTTPTYVAGVLRRILPTKATDRILSDI